In Cicer arietinum cultivar CDC Frontier isolate Library 1 chromosome 7, Cicar.CDCFrontier_v2.0, whole genome shotgun sequence, a single window of DNA contains:
- the UGT73F5 gene encoding UDP-glucose flavonoid 3-O-glucosyltransferase 7, whose translation MDLEIEEKPLKLYFIPYLAPGHMIPLCDIAIQFAARRHHVTIITTPFNAQILTKSLSFNQNLRLHTVSFPSQEVGLPDGVENLSAATNLDNLTKIYHATTLLRPPIQHFVEQHPPDCIVADFLFPWVDELANKLRITRLAFNGFSLFAICAIESVKANSHYDSASFLIHDLPHPISMNAAPPKKMHELLVTLFETVFKSNGIVVNNFVELDGEEYIKHYEKTTGHKAWHLGPASLIRKTDQEKAERGEESVVSVHECLSWLNSKRVNSVIYIGFGSLCHFPDKQLYEIACGIEASGYEFVWVVPEKKGKEYESEEEKEKWLPKGFEERNSEKGLIVRGWAPQVLILSHPAVGAFMTHCGWNSIVEAVSAGIPMITWPVHGEQFYNEKLITQVRGIGVEVGAGEWSNSGYGEREKLVSGESIEKALRRLMDGGDDAQEIRRRAREFGDKAKEAAQEGGSSYKNLTVLIDDLKRLRDCNLQASKC comes from the coding sequence ATGGATCtagaaattgaagaaaaacCGCTTAAACTGTACTTCATTCCATATCTAGCACCTGGTCATATGATCCCTCTATGCGACATAGCAATTCAATTCGCTGCACGCCGTCATCACGTAACCATCATCACCACTCCCTTCAACGCCCAAATCCTTACCAAATCCCTCTCTTTCAACCAAAACCTTCGTCTTCACACCGTTTCTTTTCCCTCTCAAGAAGTCGGCCTCCCCGATGGCGTCGAAAATCTCTCCGCCGCCACAAACCTCGACAACCTAACCAAGATCTACCATGCAACCACTCTACTCCGACCACCCATCCAACACTTCGTCGAACAGCACCCACCTGATTGCATCGTAGCAGATTTCTTGTTCCCGTGGGTAGATGAACTTGCAAACAAGCTTCGTATCACAAGACTCGCCTTCAACGGTTTCTCTCTCTTTGCTATCTGCGCCATTGAATCTGTTAAAGCAAACTCACACTATGACTCTGCTTCTTTTCTCATTCACGATCTACCTCATCCAATTTCCATGAACGCAGCACCGCCAAAGAAAATGCACGAGTTATTGGTAACGTTGTTTGAAACAGTTTTCAAAAGTAACGGAATCGTCGTCAACAATTTCGTTGAACTCGACGGTGAAGAGTACATTAAGCACTACGAGAAAACCACTGGTCACAAAGCGTGGCATCTCGGTCCAGCTTCTCTTATTCGTAAAACGGATCAAGAGAAAGCAGAGAGGGGAGAAGAGAGTGTGGTGAGCGTGCATGAGTGTCTGAGTTGGCTCAATTCGAAACGAGTTAACTCAGTGATATACATAGGTTTCGGAAGTCTGTGCCATTTTCCTGATAAACAGTTATATGAGATTGCGTGCGGGATTGAAGCATCGGGTTACGAATTCGTGTGGGTAGTTCCTGAGAAGAAAGGGAAAGAATACGAAAGcgaagaagagaaagaaaagtgGTTGCCGAAGGGATTCGAAGAGAGAAACAGTGAGAAAGGTTTGATAGTTAGGGGATGGGCCCCACAGGTATTGATTTTGAGCCATCCTGCTGTGGGTGCGTTTATGACGCATTGTGGGTGGAATTCTATTGTGGAGGCGGTTAGTGCGGGGATTCCGATGATTACGTGGCCGGTGCATGGTGAACAATTTTACAATGAGAAGTTGATAACGCAGGTGCGGGGGATTGGGGTGGAGGTGGGTGCAGGGGAGTGGAGCAATAGTGGTTATGGGGAGAGAGAGAAGTTGGTCAGTGGGGAGAGTATAGAGAAGGCTCTGAGGAGATTAATGGACGGTGGTGATGATGCGCAGGAAATCAGACGGCGTGCGCGAGAGTTTGGTGATAAGGCAAAAGAGGCGGCTCAGGAAGGTGGTTCATCTTACAAAAATTTAACGGTCTTGATTGATGATCTAAAACGATTGAGGGATTGCAACTTGCAAGCTTCAAAATGCTAA